One part of the Vicugna pacos chromosome 20, VicPac4, whole genome shotgun sequence genome encodes these proteins:
- the LOC102536043 gene encoding putative olfactory receptor 2W6, with the protein METSNGSSRTDFILLGFSDRPQLERIISVVVFIFYIVTLVGNTTIILVSYLDTQLHTPMYFFLSNLSFLDLCYTTSIIPQMLVNLWGPKKSITYGGCVLQFFFALDLGATECLLLAVMAYDRYAAVCQPLHYTVIMHPWLCQKMVLTAWISGLGSALTVCSLTLKLPRCGHREVDNFFCEMPALIKMACVYSKVIEVVVFALGVVFLLVPLSLILISYGIITQAVMRIKSAARWRKILNTCGSHLTVVTLFYGTIIYMYMKPQASTSQDEGKFLTLFYTIVTPSLNPLIYTLRNKDVKSAVRRILWIEKWPAKS; encoded by the coding sequence ATGGAAACAAGCAATGGAAGTTCCAGAACAGACTTCATCCTTCTGGGCTTTTCTGATCGGCCCCAATTAGAACGCATCATCTCTGTGGTTGTcttcatattctatattgtaactCTGGTAGGAAACACAACTATCATTCTTGTATCTTACCTAGACACCCAGCTCCATACTCCCATGTATTTCTTCTTATCCAATTTGTCTTTTTTGGACCTCTGTTATACAACTAGCATTATCCCCCAGATGCTGGTAAATCTATGGGGTCCAAAAAAGTCTATTACATATGGAGGGTGTGTGCTCCAATTTTTCTTTGCCCTTGACCTGGGTGCCACAGAATGTCTTCTCTTGGCTGTGATGGCTTATGACCGCTATGCTGCTGTCTGTCAACCTCTTCACTACACAGTAATAATGCACCCTTGGCTTTGCCAGAAGATGGTGTTGACCGCCTGGATAAGTGGTCTTGGCAGTGCCTTAACTGTTTGCTCCTTGACTTTGAAGTTGCCAAGATGTGGGCACCGGGAGGTagataatttcttctgtgagatgCCAGCATTGATCAAGATGGCTTGTGTCTATTCAAAAGTAATTGAAGTTGTTGTCTTTGCTCTTGGAGTGGTATTTCTTCTGGTACCTTTATCCCTAATTCTGATCTCATATGGAATTATCACTCAAGCTGTCATGAGAATCAAGTCAGCAGCAAGGTGGCGAAAGATCCTTAATACATGTGGTTCTCACCTCACAGTAGTAACTCTGTTTTATGGAACCATCATTTATATGTACATGAAGCCACAGGCTAGCACCTCCCAAGATGAGGGGAAGTTCCTTACTCTCTTTTACACAATTGTCACACCCAGTCTTAACCCCCTGATCTACACTTTGAGAAACAAAGATGTAAAAAGTGCAGTCAGGAGAATACTGTGGATAGAAAAATGGCCGGCAAAGTCATGA